The following are encoded in a window of Carya illinoinensis cultivar Pawnee chromosome 15, C.illinoinensisPawnee_v1, whole genome shotgun sequence genomic DNA:
- the LOC122295788 gene encoding two-component response regulator ORR9-like, translating to MELHTDLADTQQKQKQHFHVLAVDDSLIERKLLERLLTESSCKVTCVDSGDKALEYLSLLDSQEIEYSTDLSSSPPSAQQEAGYMKVNLIMTDYSMPGMSGYDLLKRVKMQGSSWKDIPVVVMSSENVPSRINMCMEEGAEEFLLKPLQLSDLKKLQPHLLKSLVHPTEDISTSNDHGSDNNMIHDIALNDSDNLVSERKVMSPEPLERRPKINGLLVV from the exons atggAGTTACATACAGATTTGGCAGACACCCAACAAAAGCAAAAACAGCATTTCCATGTGCTAGCAGTAGATGATAGTCTCATTGAGAGGAAGCTCTTGGAGAGACTCCTCACAGAATCTTCATGCAAAG TGACTTGTGTGGATTCTGGGGACAAAGCTCTTGAATATCTGAGCCTGCTTGATAGCCAAGAGATTGAGTATTCAACGGATTTATCCTCTTCTCCCCCATCAGCACAACAAGAG GCTGGGTACATGAAAGTAAACTTGATCATGACGGACTACTCAATGCCCGGGATGAGCGGCTATGATTTACTAAAGAGAGTAAAG ATGCAGGGATCTTCGTGGAAAGACATACCAGTAGTGGTCATGTCGTCAGAGAATGTGCCCTCCCGAATAAACAT GTGCATGGAAGAGGGGGCAGAGGAATTCCTACTGAAGCCTCTTCAGTTATCAGACCTGAAGAAGCTTCAGCCTCACCTTCTGAAATCTCTGGTTCATCCTACTGAAGACATATCTACTTCCAACGACCATGGCAGTGACAATAACATGATCCACGACATCGCGTTGAACGACAGCGACAACCTTGTGAGTGAAAGGAAAGTTATGTCTCCGGAGCCATTAGAGAGAAGAcctaaaataaatggattacTTGTCGTATAA